One Hordeum vulgare subsp. vulgare chromosome 4H, MorexV3_pseudomolecules_assembly, whole genome shotgun sequence DNA window includes the following coding sequences:
- the LOC123448300 gene encoding uncharacterized protein LOC123448300, producing the protein MDPVGLVAPVWGAGTAEGRLVVAGMGTTGGPAIGVALEGARRFTRSGSEARGPGDGLGRVKGKVGGGGRWWPAKEADGRPASACPPPPPSLPPIRVSEDTSRFLYTNPTGHPSRLRIAHIAAEAVRLIGGGGAWWVVLVDDDIVLSPDNLVAVLGKYDWREMVYVGAPSKSHSANNYFSHGMAFGGGGVALSFPLAAALARTLDICIERYPRLYGSDDRLHACITELGVPLSREYGFHQWDIRGNAHGILVAHPIAPFISIHHVDIVDPIYPGLNSLESLELFTKAMKTEPMSFLQRSICYDKKHKLTLAISLGYVVQVYPSVLLPPELERSERTYIAFKRMSQRTEFDFDTKEIQKSMCKKPVLFFLKDVWKDGNITRGSYIRSSERDDLKRKVFCFRSPPLSDIDEIQVSASPLSKRWHLAPRRLCSAVKGYVNGTLFMFVRQCGRGAFGSAFDSLD; encoded by the exons ATGGATCCGGTGGGGTTGGTGGCGCCGGTGTGGGGCGCCGGGACGGCGGAGGGCCGACTGGTGGTGGCCGGCATGGGGACGACGGGAGGACCGGCCATCGGAGTGGCACTGGAGGGGGCACGTCGGTTCACGAGGAGCGGCAGTGAGGCACGGGGGCCAGGCGACGGCTTAGGGCGCGTGAAGGGGAAGGTCGGAGGCGGTGGCCGCTGGTGGCCGGCGAAGGAGGCCGATGGAAGGCCGGCGTCGGCATG tccgcctccgccgccatCGCTCCCGCCAATCCGGGTGTCCGAGGACACCTCCCGCTTCCTCTACACCAACCCGACGGGCCACCCTTCTAGGCTCCGGATCGCGCACATCGCTGCCGAGGCCGTGCGGCTCATCGGGGGTGGGGGCGCGTGGTGGGTGGTGCTCGTGGACGACGACATTGTGCTCTCCCCGGACAACTTGGTGGCGGTGCTCGGGAAGTACGACTGGAGGGAGATGGTGTACGTCGGGGCCCCGTCGAAGAGCCACTCGGCCAACAACTACTTCAGCCACGGCATGGCGTTCGGAGGCGGAGGCGTCGCGCTCAGCTTCCCTCTCGCCGCTGCGCTCGCGCGGACGCTCGACATTTGCATCGAGAGGTACCCCAGGCTGTATGGAAGCGACGACCGCCTCCATGCTTGCATCACAGAGCTTGGCGTGCCCCTTTCACGCGAATATGGATTCCATCAG TGGGATATCAGAGGCAATGCCCATGGTATATTGGTTGCTCATCCAATCGCTCCTTTCATCAGTATCCACCATGTGGATATTGTGGATCCTATATATCCTGGATTGAACTCTCTTGAGAGCTTGGAGCTTTTTACGAAGGCTATGAAAACAGAACCCATGAGCTTCTTGCAGCGCTCAATTTGTTATGATAAAAAGCACAAGCTTACACTTGCCATCTCTTTGGGTTATGTTGTTCAAGTGTACCCCAgtgttcttcttcctcctgaATTGGAACGATCCGAGCGGACTTACATTGCTTTCAAAAGGATGAGCCAGAGAACTGAATTCGATTTTGACACCAAGGAAATTCAGAAGTCTATGTGCAAGAAGCCAGTCTTATTTTTCTTGAAGGATGTTTGGAAGGATGGGAACATAACTAGAGGCTCCTACATAAGGTCAAGTGAACGGGATGACCTCAAAAGGAAGGTGTTTTGCTTTAGGTCACCTCCTTTATCTGACATAGACGAGATTCAAGTTTCTGCGTCCCCATTAAGCAAAAGATGGCATCTG GCACCAAGACGGTTATGCAGTGCTGTGAAAGGATATGTTAATGGTACTCTGTTTATGTTTGTTCGGCAATGTGGACGCGGAGCATTCGGCTCAGCCTTTGATTCTCTTGATTGA